The following DNA comes from Nocardioides panzhihuensis.
GACGCGGGCGCGAGCGTCGAGGTGACATACTCCCCCGGACCCCGCGCCACGCTCGACATCGTCGAGGCGGCGGTGGAGCGTGGCGATGTCGTCGTCTCGGTCGGTGGCGACGGGATGCTGTCCTCCATCGCCGGTCAGGTCTCGACGCTCGGCGGCACTCTCGGCATCGTCCCCGCGGGCCGCGGCAACGACTTCGCCCGGATGCTCGGTCTGCCCACCGATCCCGAGGGTCTCGCCAGGATCCTGCTCGAGGGCACGGCCCGCCCGATCGACCTGCTGTCCCTGCGGACGGGCGAGGCCGAGCCGCGGGTGGTCGCGGGCTCGGTCTACTGCGGCGTGGACGCCATCGCGGGGGAGATCGTCGACAAGGTGCGCTGGCTGCCGCGCAAGCTGCAGTACCCGTACGCAGCGGTGCACTCGCTCGCGACGTACAAGCCCATCGGGGTCCACGTCACCGTCGACGGAGAGGCCCACGACTTCCGCGCTGCGACCGTCGTCGTGGCCAACTCGAAGTACTACGGCTCCGGGATGAAGATCGCGCCCGGAGCCGAGGTCGACGATGGCCTCCTCGACGTGATCGTCATCGAGGCCGCGAGCCGACGAGGCCTGCTCCAGTCGCTCCCGACGGTGTACGACGGCGCGCACGTCGACCGCACCGAGGTGCACGTCATGCGCGGACGCTCGGTGACGCTCAGCGGCACCCCGTCCGCGCCGATGGGTGGCGACGGCGAGCCCCTGGGTCACCTCCCCGCCTCTCGGGATGGCGCGGCCCGCGTGGACATCCTGGCCGGCGCGCTGGACCTCCTGCTGCCGAGCTGAAGCTCCGGGTCGAGGTGCGCGGCGCGGACCAGCAGGACGTGCAGGGTCCGCGGACCGTGCACCCGCGATCGCTGAACCTTCGCGCGCAGCGCCTGAGATCTCTCGGCAGGCGTGTTTCACCAGCGCCGCCGGATCGGGCACAGTGACGGCATGGGACCCGCGATCCGTGCGTCGAGCCTGAGGGGGTTCGTCCCGCTGGTGGAGCGGCTGGGCGGCGAGCCGGATCGGTTGCTCGCCCGGTTCGGTATCCCGGCCTCCGCCCTCGGGTCGGAGGACGCCTGGGTGCCGATCACCGAGCACGATCTCATGCTCGACGCGGCGGCGGCCGAGCTGCGGTGCCCGGACCTGGGCCTGCGGCTGGCCGAAGCACAGGACCTGTCGATCCTGGGACCGCTGGCCGTCGC
Coding sequences within:
- a CDS encoding diacylglycerol/lipid kinase family protein; translated protein: MSDPGARSFSFLINPLSGGGAAPAAVVPVARIMRDAGASVEVTYSPGPRATLDIVEAAVERGDVVVSVGGDGMLSSIAGQVSTLGGTLGIVPAGRGNDFARMLGLPTDPEGLARILLEGTARPIDLLSLRTGEAEPRVVAGSVYCGVDAIAGEIVDKVRWLPRKLQYPYAAVHSLATYKPIGVHVTVDGEAHDFRAATVVVANSKYYGSGMKIAPGAEVDDGLLDVIVIEAASRRGLLQSLPTVYDGAHVDRTEVHVMRGRSVTLSGTPSAPMGGDGEPLGHLPASRDGAARVDILAGALDLLLPS